The sequence GCTCAACTGATAATGTCGGCGTAACGCGCTATGTATGGAATTTTGAAGACGGCTCATCCGCTGAAGAAGGGGTGATAGTAACGCATCCATACGCATCCGCAGGTATTTACACAGCCACACTTACCGTTTACGACGCAGCGAACAATTCTGATTCAGATACAGCGCAAGCTGCAATAACAGAATCTCCCAGCGGTACATATCTTGAAGTCGGCGGGCCGAGCCCAGATTATAATACGATTACGAATGCCATGGCTAATATCGCTGAAGGCGGTACAATATATGTCTATGCAGGCGTTTATCCCGAAATAGTTCACCTCAAAAATAATGTTACCCTGAAAGGCGATAATAACGAGACCGTCATAATAAAAGGGGAGATTATAGCTGAAGAAGTCGGAGGCACAATAGAAAACTTCTCAATTCTTTACCGGAAAGGCACAATGCTTTCCTTTAACAATGCCAATTATGTCGATTTAAACCTTATGGCTGATGCAGGCATCACCGCCGTCAACTCGCCCCTTACTATAAAGAATTGTATTATTAAACCCGACCTAGACTTCATAAATTATGAAGGCGGCTATGACCCGCCGTTACAATATTACGGCAAAGGTATACAGATATGGAATATGTACGGCACTGACGATGTAGCGCCGCAAGTCGAAAGTAACCTTATTCAAGACACAGACTGTGGCATATATTACTTCTCGCAGGCCTTCGGCGGCGCAATTAACGGCAATATAAAAAATAACACATTCTATCATAACAAAGACGGCATAATCCTTCGCATGCATAAAGAGAATCCGCATATTTATAATAATATCTTTGACAACTCTATGAATTCTGCTATATTCTTCACGTATGAAGACGGCGTGCTTTTTGACCAGCGCAAAGCTAATATAAACAATAACCTCTTCAATCAGAATACCAATCACTTCTGGCTTGATTCAGAAGCAGTTCAGTTTAACTTAATCGGTATTCAGGGAAATATTGAAGACGATCCCGAATTTGTAGATCCGCTTAGTGATAACTTTTATTTAGAGCCTACTTCGCCTGCCTTGACAGGCGGTGAAGGCGGCACGCTCATGGGCGCGTATACTGAATTTGTGTCGCAGTTATTTATAGAGATACTATCTCCTCAAGACGGAATAACAATATACGCAAAACCATAAACTTAAGGAAATCGCCATGAATGCGAAAACGATAGATAAAAAACATATTATAAAAAATAGATCCCTTACGCTAGTCATAACTTTTTGTCTTATTTTATCGCTGTGTTCTATTGTATCAGCGGGAGAAAAAAAGATTGCCACCACCGGCCCTTTGCTGCTTCAGGAAATCTGCTCTGAAAACAATATGTCCTCCAACATAAAAGATATCGAAAAATCCGCAAAAACCGACAAAGGCGCCACTTCTTTCTCGGGCCTTAAAAAGGCGGCGGAGAAAAAAGGCTTTGTGGTGCAAGGACTAAAGACAGACGTCGGTAAACTTAAGGAACTGACGCAAAAAGGCTGCGTTCTTGTTGTGCTCAGCAAAAACCGCACTTATGTACGTGTTAAGGATGCATCGGAATGGACAGTTACTCTTCATAATCCTTCACGCTACCCGAAATCAAGCAGCATGCCTATAAGCGTCTTCAAGAAACAGTGGGACGGCAAGGCCTTATTTATACAGACTAAAAAACAGGCAAACGAAGCACCTCTTAACGGCATAATTTTGGCCGCATCCGCAGAAGAAGGCAGCACCGTAGAGCCTCTTAGCGGAGGTCGCGAAGAGGCAGCTTTAGTTGCGCTTTCCGGTGCGGAAATGGAAGCTCAGGCAGGAGGTGCTCCCTGTGCTAACCCGCCATGCGATACGGACGGACTACCTCCGGGCAGCGATGGAAAGACAGGGGACCCTGTAATAATAGGAAACGGAGACCTTTGTTCCGAAGAGACAGATTTTTTAATAGAAACAAGAGGTTTAATCCCGCTTGAGATATCAAGGACTTATAATGCACAGGTCGTATCCAATATCGACGGATGGGTACCAGATATTGCCGCAGGTCCCTGGTCTGTAAGAGACGGCGTATATAACGGCTATGGCGACAGAGTATTTACCACTCATACATGGGAAGACCTTACTCTTACCGCAGATATAAAAACAGTTAAAGCTGGTACTGAACAATGGGAAACCGCTTGGTTAAATTTTAGATATCAGGACGAAGCCAACAAGTACTATTTTCTTATCAAAAAAGATGGGACACTTGAATTCACGAAGAAACAAAACGGCGTGGCAACCCAACAGCAAAAAGCGTCAAGTTACAATCCTCTCAACTGGAATACGGTAAAGATAATAGCAAACGGCAACAATATAAAAATCTATGTGAACAATAATCTCGAGTTTAATTATACCGATCCTTCGCCATTATATGTCAACGGGCCTATAGCAGCTGAAGCTCGTTTTTGTTATGCCCAGTTCGATAATGTAAGAATCCAGAGCGGTACCGATGACTATTTCTATGATTTCAATACGCCCGACCGGGAGGAACCATTCGGCAGGGGTTGGTCATTTAACTATGGAATTCATATCCAAAAATTCCAAAACGGCGACGTAAGATTCGTAAGAGAAGACGGCAGGTCGCTTATATTCAGGGTAAATCCGGACGGTACATATACACCCGTGACGTGGGTTCACGATACATTGACCAAAGATGGTACAGGTTTTACGTTGCATAAGAAAGACGGCACTATTTATCGTTTTAACCTGGACGGGGTTCTGCAGCACCTCGAAGACAGATTCGGAAACCGCATAACACTAACCTATGAGACTATCTACGGCGCATTGCGTCTAAAATATGTAATCGACCCAACTAGCCGCCAGTTTACTTTTGAATACTGGCCCGATGGAAGGGTGAAGGAGATAAAAGACCCTACAGGAATTTACAAATACCAATATATCTATAACGGTATCCATCTCGTTCAAGTAATAGACCCAAGAGGGAACTCAAAGCATTACGAATACGACCCTGTTATGAATCTGCGCTCAGCGTATATAGATCGCGAAGGCAATAGATATGAATACAACTATACCTATAATGCAAGAATAGAGACGCAAAAGGACCCGGAATTAAATGTAACAACATTTGAATACTGGTGGGATACAACCCACATTGTTAATAAAGACAATGAAACATGGTACTATACATTTTACCCGATGTGTAGCGGGCTCTGGGGGATTGCGAATAATCTCGGCTCTGAGCAGACTTTTTATTGGGACGGAGACTATAATTTAACGCAACTCGATGAAGAATATGGCAAAATAACGAAGCATGAATACGACGATAAAGGCAACGTAACAAAAATCATCGACCCCGAAAACGGTGCAACCTATCCCACGATACTTCAATATGGTCCTGATTATAGCCTGGTAACCTATACCAAAGACCCCAAGGGCAATGAAGTTAACTACATCTATGATAACGGCAAACTTACAGAAATTCACGAGCCTTTAGGCAAAACCACAGTTATGACGTATTATCCATATGGCAAGATTAAGACGCTTACAGATGCCGAAGGGAACCTAACAGAGTTCGAGTACGACGCATGGGGCTATCCTAAGAAAATAAAACGTCATACCGAAACGTTAGTAATTGAAAAGAACTTTGCGCATAGCATTGTCGGTAACCTCTTAAGCGAAACCGACGAAGAAGGCAAAACCCGTAATTACACCTACGACGAAAATAACAGCCTAAAAGAAATAAAAGACGGAAGCAATAATATCTTCGTATCAAATACATATGACAAGAATGATAAGCTAAAGACTATAACTGACTCCTTAAATCACACCGTCATCTACAAATATGACTGGGCCGGAAACCAGACAAAAGTCACCGAATACGACGAATTCGGCATTGAATATACAACAGAACTCACTTATGACAATAAAAACTACCTCCATCTTGCTAAATCCGACCTCATACGCATAAAAGATCAGGAAGGTAATATAACAAATATCCTATACATAAAAGAGACAGCAGGTGATGGAGAGAGAAGGCTTATTGTTACAACAGATGCGGAAAATAGAGTTACAAAGAAGCAGTTTGATAAACTCGGCCGTCTTGCTTACTTGGAAGATGCGGCAAGTAAGAAGACATATTATACCTTTGATTATCTTAAAAGGTTTAAAACTATAGTTTATCCGGACAGCACAAGCGCTGCCTATACCTATGATAGAAACGGCAATGTTGCCACAAAGCGCGATAGGAAATACCAGACTATAACCTACCAATATGACGCTTTAAACCGCCTTGAACATAAAATATATCCTAATGCAACCCAAATCGACTATACCTATGACAAAGTAAATAATTTAAAAAATGTAGTGTCGCCAACTGGTACCACAGTTATGACGTATGACAAGCTTAATCGCCTTAAAGATGTTGCTTATCCTGAAAGCAAAACCGTCGCCTATGAGTATTACGATAACAGCTTACGCAAGAAACTGACATATCCCGACAGCACATATATTACCTATCACTACGATAATC is a genomic window of Candidatus Omnitrophota bacterium containing:
- a CDS encoding PKD domain-containing protein, giving the protein MAKSRILSLFFVRIFLTTFIIVALAQAAEAAAPVINVFTLRDPDTGSTVYVNNNYVLIMLSISNFDPVSTQVLLSEYNDFHDAEWIDYPNPVTYTFTSIYDGERTVYCKVRNSSLQESNIVHDTILMDVSPPRVTAAYCQVFDNEHVDIAFTEAMNNIAAPSYFTINNGVNVLSVQYQGGPYFSYRLTTSPQQDGSSHTVTVSSNAKDMAGNYIDPSARTYSYTMGSTEDTTPPVANAGPDKFANVGELITFDGSGSTDNVGVTRYVWNFEDGSSAEEGVIVTHPYASAGIYTATLTVYDAANNSDSDTAQAAITESPSGTYLEVGGPSPDYNTITNAMANIAEGGTIYVYAGVYPEIVHLKNNVTLKGDNNETVIIKGEIIAEEVGGTIENFSILYRKGTMLSFNNANYVDLNLMADAGITAVNSPLTIKNCIIKPDLDFINYEGGYDPPLQYYGKGIQIWNMYGTDDVAPQVESNLIQDTDCGIYYFSQAFGGAINGNIKNNTFYHNKDGIILRMHKENPHIYNNIFDNSMNSAIFFTYEDGVLFDQRKANINNNLFNQNTNHFWLDSEAVQFNLIGIQGNIEDDPEFVDPLSDNFYLEPTSPALTGGEGGTLMGAYTEFVSQLFIEILSPQDGITIYAKP
- a CDS encoding DUF1080 domain-containing protein, with translation MNAKTIDKKHIIKNRSLTLVITFCLILSLCSIVSAGEKKIATTGPLLLQEICSENNMSSNIKDIEKSAKTDKGATSFSGLKKAAEKKGFVVQGLKTDVGKLKELTQKGCVLVVLSKNRTYVRVKDASEWTVTLHNPSRYPKSSSMPISVFKKQWDGKALFIQTKKQANEAPLNGIILAASAEEGSTVEPLSGGREEAALVALSGAEMEAQAGGAPCANPPCDTDGLPPGSDGKTGDPVIIGNGDLCSEETDFLIETRGLIPLEISRTYNAQVVSNIDGWVPDIAAGPWSVRDGVYNGYGDRVFTTHTWEDLTLTADIKTVKAGTEQWETAWLNFRYQDEANKYYFLIKKDGTLEFTKKQNGVATQQQKASSYNPLNWNTVKIIANGNNIKIYVNNNLEFNYTDPSPLYVNGPIAAEARFCYAQFDNVRIQSGTDDYFYDFNTPDREEPFGRGWSFNYGIHIQKFQNGDVRFVREDGRSLIFRVNPDGTYTPVTWVHDTLTKDGTGFTLHKKDGTIYRFNLDGVLQHLEDRFGNRITLTYETIYGALRLKYVIDPTSRQFTFEYWPDGRVKEIKDPTGIYKYQYIYNGIHLVQVIDPRGNSKHYEYDPVMNLRSAYIDREGNRYEYNYTYNARIETQKDPELNVTTFEYWWDTTHIVNKDNETWYYTFYPMCSGLWGIANNLGSEQTFYWDGDYNLTQLDEEYGKITKHEYDDKGNVTKIIDPENGATYPTILQYGPDYSLVTYTKDPKGNEVNYIYDNGKLTEIHEPLGKTTVMTYYPYGKIKTLTDAEGNLTEFEYDAWGYPKKIKRHTETLVIEKNFAHSIVGNLLSETDEEGKTRNYTYDENNSLKEIKDGSNNIFVSNTYDKNDKLKTITDSLNHTVIYKYDWAGNQTKVTEYDEFGIEYTTELTYDNKNYLHLAKSDLIRIKDQEGNITNILYIKETAGDGERRLIVTTDAENRVTKKQFDKLGRLAYLEDAASKKTYYTFDYLKRFKTIVYPDSTSAAYTYDRNGNVATKRDRKYQTITYQYDALNRLEHKIYPNATQIDYTYDKVNNLKNVVSPTGTTVMTYDKLNRLKDVAYPESKTVAYEYYDNSLRKKLTYPDSTYITYHYDNLNRLTDIKDSSGNAIAHYDYDGFTNRRHELTYLNGASIDYEYNALSRIKSMKNKLPAGTAFSQFDYTYDKVGNRKTITTNEGPHTYTYDKTYQLTDVTYPDMRMAHYEYDVMGNREYADELGEHWDYILTTNGLNQYASIAKTKHNIDVSGTARGDNPSITVNSVNGKISGEGFLAEDVTLNSGSNVVIAAATDSSGTLSDYINLTLDTSAQKTFTYDNNGSLTGVAWRTEQTTYAHDYENRLIRVIANSPEASEAIYNYDYLGRRIEKNVDGVITKYLYDSDNIIAEYDGSNNLIAKYIYGPNIDEPIRLEKDADICYYHFDGLGSVTDLSNSSGSHIEHYIYSPFGKTKIYDPVTGLKHDDSVVDNYYRFTARQWDPESNLYYYRARYYDPKLGCFLQTDPIGYFMGDLNLYRYCNNSPINQIDPYGLSPITSAAKKAVKWALKKAANKLGTGAAKKAIEELLKKDLPPLSPEDIFLEPDDIDEAGENDMDGNGTPDFLDDWDNDGVPNWEDDSDKDGVPDIDDEDLQHHRKKDKDKEGK